The following proteins are encoded in a genomic region of Triticum dicoccoides isolate Atlit2015 ecotype Zavitan chromosome 1B, WEW_v2.0, whole genome shotgun sequence:
- the LOC119330261 gene encoding uncharacterized protein LOC119330261 has protein sequence MASVSNKEPKVGSGDEAASSAAGLPGVAAAPPQGAEPGDDEAAAAVLAAAPTRPYYECVFCKRGFTTAQALGGHMNIHRRDRAKPSVRDVPSGTTTSMSPNVECYNQYCSHQLPYPAVPPARATPMSTSRSFMLAYHQHQGTGASTGVAHADASVNPSSASPRELSLFGAAARDRDLHGRGGDGSGVAPEGSDRQAADGSENRITTEAKALGISEFKFSNTQHGIFSGYTWQRPHGILTCVPMAI, from the exons ATGGCGAGTGTCAGCAACAAGGAACCCAAAGTGGGATCAGGTGACGAGGCCGCTAGCTCGGCCGCCGGTCTGCCAGGGGTGGCAGCGGCGCCGCCACAAGGAGCTGAGCCCGGGGACGatgaggcggcggcggccgtgctGGCTGCTGCCCCCACCAGGCCATACTATGAGTGCGTCTTCTGCAAGCGTGGGTTCACCACGGCGCAGGCTCTCGGTGGGCACATGAACATCCACCGCCGCGACCGTGCCAAACCCAGCGTCCGCGACGTTCCCAGCGGCACCACCACATCAATGTCTCCAAACGTCGAGTGTTATAATCAGTACTGCAGCCACCAGCTGCCGTATCCCGCAGTGCCTCCGGCGAGGGCGACGCCGATGAGCACGAGCAGAAGTTTCATGCTAGCGTACCACCAGCATCAGGGCACAGGGGCTTCGACCGGAGTCGCGCATGCGGATGCCTCCGTGAACCCTAGCAGTGCTAGCCCGAGGGAGCTCAGCCTGTTCGGTGCGGCAGCTCGTGACCGTGACTTGCACGGCCGCGGTGGCGACGGGTCTGGCGTGGCGCCAGAAGGGTCGGATCGGCAGGCAG CTGATGGATCTGAGAACAGGATAACAACTGAAGCTAAAGCCTTGGGAATTTCAGAATTTAAGTTTTCTAACACTCAACATGGCATTTTCAGCGGATACACATGGCAAC GTCCTCATGGCATTTTAACTTGTGTCCCCATGGCAATTTAA